The following proteins are encoded in a genomic region of Micropterus dolomieu isolate WLL.071019.BEF.003 ecotype Adirondacks linkage group LG04, ASM2129224v1, whole genome shotgun sequence:
- the LOC123969738 gene encoding CMRF35-like molecule 1, whose product MSSHFTSTCFSSLCHLQSLSSSQNHRRAESGRITLVDSGDGFFTVTFRQLQLSDSGIYWCGVDRPVFDTFTSVNLTVKEAVATVTPELSFTWTYGNFSTSTELTSGMNTSSPTNLSTASNYTNVREQNISTDTVLYASVGGAAVLTILVLAMCFRKCREISKPQPQVCSNSTDLISAAEREVCGRNWSMSPHNNCLLRET is encoded by the exons ATGTCTTCTCACTTCACCTCCACatgtttctcttctctctgccaCCTACAGTCCTTGTCATCCAGTCAAAACCACAG AAGAGCAGAGTCAGGTAGGATAACTCTGGTGGACTCGGGGGACGGATTCTTCACTGTGACCTTCAGGCAACTCCAGCTGTCAGACTCAGGGATATACTGGTGTGGGGTGGACAGGCCTGTTTTTGACACATTCACTTCAGTAAATCTTACTGTGAAGGAAG CGGTTGCAACCGTCACACCTGAACTTTCTTTCACATGGACATATGGGAACTTTTCCACCTCAACAGAGTTAACATCTGGAATGAACACCAGTAGTCCTACAAACCTTTCAACAG CCTCAAACTACACTAACGTAAGAGAACAGAACATAAGCACAG ACACTGTGTTGTATGCCAGTGTTGGGGGTGCTGCTGTGCTCACTATCTTGGTGCTGGCGATGTGCTTCAGGAAATGCAGAGAAATCTCAAAACCTCAACCACAAGTTTGCTCCAACAGCACAGACCTGATCAGTGCAGCTGAAAGAGAAGTATGTGGCAGAAACTGGAGCATGTCACCGCACAACAATTGTCTTCTTAGAGAAACATGA